The Rhea pennata isolate bPtePen1 chromosome 18, bPtePen1.pri, whole genome shotgun sequence genomic sequence CCGTAAAACACGtggaggggtggggggcacgCTGCGGCACGCAGCGACACCGCCTGAAGCGCCCATAAAACCCGTGAAGCAATGCCTCGCCGGGAACAGGGCGCAAACCTGCCCTCATCCGCGAGGAAGGAAACGGGCCCCTTTCTAAGGGTATTGCACAATCCTTCTGGGAAAGGAGGGCAAAGCTCCCGGCGTGTTTCGAAGGACTGATTAAGCCTCCCACTCCAAATATTATTTCCTATTCCTTGAGGAAATCAGGTGAAGCagtgcagcaagaaagcagcACTGACCCATTTTGCAAAAGCTCCGTCGGTCTGAACGGCCCAGGTGACAGTTTCTGCACTTTTAATTCCACCGCAAACGCAGGCAGAAAGCCAGAGCCCCACAGCAGCACCCGAGGGAGAGACGCACGTGCTGCCGAGGGCGATACGGCGGCGTCCTCCAGACCCGAGGGGTTTCCCTCGGCTCCCCACAGCTTCTCCAGGCATTCAACACCAGTATTTCAGTGTCGGTGCCCCTCTGCCAGCCACCATGCCACAGGTGCTGCATGTCCCAGAGCCGGTGGCTCGGGAGAGCAGAGCTTACTGCCTCTGGCTcctttgccttaaaaaaatatatatacttaaatATTCCCCCAAAATCCTAAATATTCCAACCTCCAACGCTTTTCTCCCAAAGCCGAGACCGCAGCAGCCATGGCGGGGGAGCAGATGGGGTGCAGCACCCGAGCCCTCAGCATGCCACCACCCCAGGTCAGCATAGCCTGCAAAACCTTCAACTCTAAAAGAGCTCCAGTTGCCTTTGAACTTGCTTTTTTGGCCCCCAGAGGAGACATGTGCCAATGAGTTCACAGAATAGCAGGTTGTAAATGCGGTTTGGGAAGATTTACCCAAGGCACAGCCCTCGCTTTGTCTCAGGCAGAGCCCCGCGCGGCTACGGGCGAAGCAACAGCAACTTCTGAAACAGAGGGGCACTTTTGGCCTTGGCTTTAGCCACAAACTCTTGATCGCTCAGGAGATCAGAAGAAGGCCACACTGCTCCTGCCACTCGTTAAACAGAGGAGTACAACCTGCCAACTCCGCACCCCCCTCCCATAGAAACAGGGCTTTTCTTTCAGCGCTTTCCATCCAAACGTTACCCAGACCCAACCCTAACCCAGGAAAGAGTCTGCCACCCAACCTAAGAATTTTTAGTCCTACAAATAACCTTGTATCCAAACCAGCTTGACAGGGCTCCTGTTTCCAAAGGGGTGTGAGAAAACcttaccttttcttctctcatgcCAGCTGCTCTCTTGCTCAAGGAAATGCTGAGCTTCCAACTGCACCTAAAAACCCTCTTCTGAGCAGTCAGATCAGATCAGACACAACCTCCTACAGCCTCCGggtttttcttccagaaaatctCCCACTATTTCACACAAATGCTAGGGGAACACACACATTTCCAAACCTGCTCGTGATCAGCAGTGAGGCAGCCAGGGGCTCCTTGGCCAACAAGGGTCacctggggagcccagagcctGCCCCAAGGAGTTAACGGGAAGCAGCTGCAAACCTAGAGGGCCACAGAGCCACCTGGATCACATTTAAATTTGTGTAAGATGGACAAAGCCTTGAGAAAGCCAAGATGACTGGAATTGTTGAGGACTGTTTGCCCTTAAAAGTGCTGGTGCAATGCCTGCTAGCCAAGGAGGGTTTCTGTTCCCTACCAAGGTGCAGGATGTCACATCTTAAGAATTGAAATTAAACCAGttaacaaacacaaaatagatTTATGCAACCTTTGTCATCAAGAAGAAGGAAACACGAGTGAGCAGTGCAGTAGAGCAGAGAGACAGCAATTCTGTCTGAAGTATTAGCAGAACTTAAACCATGTTGATTCAGAGTGCCTCAGTAGTATAATATTTTTACCTAAGTCTCAAAAACACTGAGTGCCCCTTGCTCTTATTGAGCAAGTTGGTTAAGAACAGCTTTGCTCCAGAAACCCAGTTTCTTCTTTACAGTACAGACTTAGAaaacagcaccagcagcagctcagggccCCAGCTCTGCAATctggagcagcagagagagcCTGCACCTTCTCCAGACCCCAGTGTCCAACTACTGCCAGAGCTGCATGACTCGAACACCCACCAACCTTCCCGATGCAGGCTGCAGGGGAACCATTCAACAGGAGAGGATTGAGCTTGCTTTAGGAGCATTTTTTAGACTTATCATCAGATAAAAACAAGAACcaccattttcttctcttgcatcAGAAAAGTCCCTTCTGCTGGTGCAGTGACAGCTGGATTTATTTCATTACTGATTGTGCTTTTGGAAGGAGCTGTGTCAAATGCAAGAAATCGAAAAGGCAACAACCAACACACAGAGCCCTTGGCTGCAAGCACAGTCACATCTTTGGAAAACCCCGAAGCCTGAGAGTGCTGGTAACTGCTAACACTCAGTCAACAAACACTTTGCTCCAGTGTGGTGCATTTTGATGATGAGATGCCAGAGCTGATGTCTGCTGAAGAGATCAGAAGTTGGACTTGCAAGAAGAAATTTAATGTTTGATTTACCTTGTGTACAATTAAATTAGTATTTGGGGGTgtgggggagagaaaaaagacatAACTTTGAGCAATCAGGGATCCAGGACAAGGTGACATTTGGAAGCTTTTTCAGCACTGACTCAGTCCTTCCAGCTTGGAAGAGAGCTCTACTAAAAACAGCGTGTAGAGTGAGCAGTAACAGAGACTAACCAGAAGAGGGCAATCCCttactttttgttgttgttgttgatgtttgtttgtttgttttaaaaaggagCCTGCCAAGCATTCAATGAGTAGCCAAAATACCTGGAAGGCTGGAAGAGTAAGCTTTAACTGGGCAGTCTAAAGAGGAAGGTAATAAGGCTCAGCTAGGAGCAACCATCTAATTCTCTTGATAACTTGATTGCCAGAAACAGTTCAGCTGGGGCAGATGTTCCTTCTTAAACCCTTTGAACCAAACTAGAGATCTCTGAGGTTGTCCACGACAAGATTTGCAGTGTAGAATGACAACACTGACAGCTTCCACTCCTGCCAAAAGGGGAAGGGTGTTAACCCCATCCAAGCTGGGGTTTTACTTCTTTGAAGAAGAGTGTCATGTTTCCCCATTTCCCAATAAGCTCAGCACGTTGGCTGTAGGAAGGCTCAAATGCCAAGATCGCTGCGCCACTATGCAGCACTCCAAGCCCATATTCCTGCTCTCCCTCAGtcctgcacagccctgcacttGTCAGATCCTCACGTTCAATCCATTAATGCAGCCCCCCAGACCCCCGAAGGAGGGAAGTGCTGTTGCTCTGTGTTCGTGAAAGGCAAGgcaaggtttaaaaaaagacagtgttTTTACTGCATGTCTGGAAGGTAATTCAGTCTCAGTTCGAACCTAGTAATTAAGCACTGAAAATATCCTTCTtccttaaaaaggaagaaaagacaagcCATAGGGAACATAGTGAAGAGCCTCCTCCCCTCTCTGCAGTACTTGCATGTCCTTGCTACTAAGGCTGAGTTTATAGGGCATCATCCAAGCGCAGGGCCCTGGCATCCCTAGGATGAAAGTGAGCTGTGTGAAGTGCAATCCAGATTTCCCACCCCGCAGGCAGAAGGGCACGGGTACCTGGGCAGCCTCCCTTCAAACATACCTTCATCAGCTTGTGACAGACAGACTTAACCCCCACCTCAGGAAGTCAGACAGTTGAAGGGTAGCAGAGGGCAACAGTATTAGATAGGATGCTGCCAACAGCCTTGAGTGCTGCAGTCTAGAGAAGGCTGATAAGCGTCTCAGCTGACTGGAGCTGACACCATGGGAAAAGAGCGTCTCAGATTACAAGGACCTGGTCTTTATGAGTAGATTTACAGATGAGTAAGAGCCTTGAGTTACAACTGCAGACATAAGCAACTAGTAATCCCCTAGTCTGGTACccacagaaaattttaaacCAAATCAGAAGCCACTTTCACAAACAGCTATGGTTTTGAATGGCCTTCAAAGATAGCtcataaaaaaaagggggggggggtacaAAGCCTTTAGTCTTGAAAGCCCTAAGCCTGGTTCTTTCAAGAGCATAACTGGACTGCcaagttttcagcttttctagGAAACTCGGTACTcggggaaagaaaaagtagtctATGAACAGAGGAGCAAGATTCAGCAGTGCTCACAGAGATATTTCAACAGCATCTGAACATTCATGACTCCTCACTGCCACCATTAGCCTTGATCTTGGTTATGCCGTTGTTTTCCTTTAACAAGGAATCTGTCCTCTCAGGTCCGGGTCCCAGGTAGGGCAAATCATTCCCAGGGTCAGCAAGCTGTGAATCTTTCCAGGAAGAGCCTGGCCACAGACAGCACTATTAACACATACTGAGTAAGAGACACAGGCAGGCAACATCTCTTTGACAGACCTTTATTAGCAGACTGTTCCCTACATGAAGAATCTGAGTTAGATTTGCATTATAACAATTTGTGGTTACAGCTACAGAGACAGTTGTCattttgcattgatttttgcACTCTGAATATTCCCATTAGGCCACACTGGTAAGAAGGAGCCACTGCAGAATTTATGGCAGATCTCAAAAAAGGgggggatggaaaaaaaatcgtATCAGTAATCTAGATACCAGGTTAGGTTTCCACATGGCTAACTACTGACAACACTGGATAGTCAATGTAGAAAAGCTCACCTGGAAGGCTCTCCACAAACCACCAAAATATGTCAGccaaaaagcagctgctgaatgCTAACAAATCCCTTCCCAATTTCCCAAACTTCTCCACAGTGCCCGTTGCCATGTGAAAAGCACTGGCTCAGCAGTGGGATCTGCTGACTCAGCTTCAAAGCACAACCGCAGCAGCTTGTGTCCAAATCCAAGTTTCTTTCCATCTCTCTGGAaagatgtacttttttttttttttttagtcccTGAgatttctcccctccccccttacCTAATAATTCCCCAAAAATCCTCTCAATTAGCCGTTGTGCCATCCAACATGCACAGACCTTCTACTTCCCAACTTCGGCCATCCACCTGAAACCCACTCAGCCACATACAGAGGCAATTCCAAAATAAGGCAAGCCTCACATTGCACCATCTTCTCCTCATCCCAATGGACTGCCTCCTCACTAGTTCCCTTCTCTCCCATGGCTTCTTACTGCAGAATTTCTCTGGGCTGAGGTCCTCTAGCAACAACCCCAGATGTGGGAAAGGCAGCTCAAGCCCCAGAGAGAAGGAACACTAGTGACTTCAGCGTCCTTCCCCACAACTCAGCTGTGTGATGTAACAGAACAAACagagaacttttaaaaacaggagaaaCACAAGCACAGTAACAATATTTAAACAAGTCTATAAAAATAGTTTGACATAACTCTgttcaaataaatacaaaataaatatgctttaaGCAGTAAAACAGTGGAATGCAACGCTGGTCCATTTTGCCCAAAATGAAAAGTTGAATGAGGATCTCCCAGGCCTCAGAAGCCTGATCCTAACAACTAAAGTAGCCCATAATGCAGCCAGAGAAATTTTAAAGCCATCTCTTTCCCTTAGCCTTATGAAAAGCAccctttgaaagaaaagcaagcagttgTCTCCAGGACTGAAAATGCACCTCTCCCAATGACAACTAGCCCCTCTTCCAAACACCCCTTCCCACAGCAGATGTACTCCTGGCTTGGAGACTCCATCCCTCTAATGCAAACCTGAACAATCACTCTACAAAGAGGTCTAAAGAGATAGATAGCAGCGTAGGCACAGGGTTTGGAAAAGGTCCATCATCTAGCCTTGGCACCAGgtagaaagaaattcagagatCCATGCAATGCTGCACAGGGGCTCTTGTGCTGTGCTGGGAGCACAACTGCACAAGAGCAGTGAAATATTGTCATTTATTCATGTCACTAAAGCCATGCATCAAGGTGCCAGTCCATCCAGGGCTCTCTagccttcttcccctttccaagCCCCTGCTGAGTATAAGACAAGCCAGTTCCAGCATGCAAAGGATACAGGCATGCAGGCTCTagtctgctgcttctgttaGTAAGTGCATCTTGTTAGTGGATTTATGAGACACACTTAAAcctataaaaaaataaataatcctaATTCTTGACCAGGCTGGCCTAAGTAATCTTCAGCCTGACTGGATTAAACCACTGCCCACCAGCCCTCAAAAAAACAGTATAGTTCAAAGTTACATTTCATGTCAAGTTTTGGAAGCAGAACATGAATGTCTCCTACCCAAAAGAATATATGTAAACATAATAAACAAGCCTGgtgtggcagcagctcctaCACAAGGTTTTTACAAATTTAAACAGTGGGTAGGAAGTTAAACAACTGAATGGAAAAGAAGCTCTTTCAGCAAGTCAGAAGGTGCTCATCCACTGGCAAACAGCTCTGTACATGTAATATGCTGAAAGCAGACCTGTTCCCCAAATCCTTGCTACTTTGTTATACTGCTGGGAACTGACACCAGCAATTCACACACTTAGGTTCTCCCAGCAGCAGATCTCTTTGTCTCCCAAAAGCCCCAACAAAAAGGGCCACATGATAGTTTATGAAAGCTCCAAGTAGCAAGATGGCAAAGGACACCAGATCCTCCCCTCACCCTTACTGACTCACACACTATCTGAGATTTCACAGCTTTGCTTAGTCAGCTTAGTGTCAACACATTCACAGAATGAGAGATGGCTATACGTCTTGGGATTACAGCCCAAGATTTCAGAGTTCAAAGTCCTCAGCATCTCCTGGTCACCGTGACTGCACACCCAGAGTCATCTTCAAGTTTTCATAAACCACGTAGCTGATGCTTACAGCTGGGATCACCTTCATAAAGTTCGGGGCTAGACCTCGGTAGAGACCAAATGCTCCCTCCGTCTTCAGAATGTGTTTGAACAGTCCCCTCATTGTCACTTCTGGAGCACCCTCAACTGAAGCTGCAATGGGAAAAGCAACCATAAACAACATAGCCTACCTGGTAAAACACTTCAAAGAAAGACCCATCTCAAAGAGCAGTTTTGATTCATGCATGTTCACAGACCAAAGGTGTTTCATGAGGGACAGCAACTGACTAAGCAGCAAGACATGGCTATGCTACACATCACAGCCATTTTCCTAAACCGCTCTTCAGAGGCCTTCGCCCCAAAACTCTGAGTTTATTGTCCTGGAGGTGCCTGATTCCAAATGCTAAGGGCAGCACAAAGTCCATTGTCCTCTTGCAGTGTGGCAAACAGCTACTGTTCAGGCTAATTAAGGCTGCTGTTGCAATGTTTACACTAGCAGACCTTTACCCTGCTCAGACAGTAACAGCAGTTCACACACTACTCCAGAGTTCCCAGAAGTTCTTACCTTGAGCCTGCATGCGTGTCCTCACTAGAGCCAAGGGATAACTGGCAAGCTGTCCACATGTACTAGAGATGGTGCCACAGGCCAACAGAACAAAAACTCCAGGATCAGCACTGTTGACAGCATAGCGTTGCAGCCAGGCATTTTTTAGTGTCTGGAGGAAACAAGCCAGATGTTAGCAACGAAGATGTAATCAGAAGGATATCAGATTACTTAAGATCAGTCTAGAATAAGAGGCACAGGGAAGTATGTACAGTTTCAGCCTGCAGCATCAGGCTTCTCAGATCTTCTTGAATTACTGCTACCTAGGGGGCAAAAAAAACCTTCCTTGATTTTCTATCtcaaatctcttaaaaaaatatatatacatatatatatatatatatatatacacacacatatatatatataataaataaggGACCATGCATGGTgttgaaaggaaaggaaaatccaCTGTACTGGATTATCTTTCAGGCCATTTGGGCTAAAATCCACTTGTGTTCTCTAAGACTTAtcaggaaagctttaaaaatttaatcaaTCTTCTATAGTAACTGACAGGTGTGAAAGTGATAAAACTATGCAAGTAGCACAGACTAACAAAGGGTTAAAGGCTTCATACCTCATAGACTGCCAGGTCAATACCAGCATATGGAATGATTCCTAGCATATTGGGGATGTAGCCTTTGTAGAATGCAGCCATTCCTTCCTTTGACAGGATGTTTTTGGCACAGTCCAACATGCCTGAATATTGTCCTGTCTTTCGTAGAGCCATCCGTGTTTTCAGAACCTAGAAGACAAGAATAAATGCCGTGAAGACCAACAAAAGCATCAATGGGAGGGAAAGGTAGAGCCAATGTTATTCTTAGAAGAAAGAGTGCTAGGAGTACAGCAAGTGACATGTAAGCAGCGTTACTTAGCATCATCTTCAAGAACCCATTAAGCAAGCTATCATAGAGCTGATGTTCTACCCTTATTTTCCCATCTCGGCACCTTTCCATGAACCCTCGTGGACTGCACTACCTGCCTTACCTCCATTGGGTAGATGCTGCTCTGCGCAATGGCCCCAGCCAGAGAACCAGCTAACAGTCGCTCATGAATCCTCAGCATTTCCTGGTCAGTACCAATGAACCTCTTAATCTGCAGGggtaaagaagcaaaaaaacatTGAGGCTCACTGATTGTATCCCAGCCTTCCTCTTTCTCATGAGGCAGATCAAAACCTTGTCCTATCACAGACCCCTCTGCAGTGAGGCTTCTCCATGCTCTTTTACTGACCTGCTCATAGGCCATGAATTTAATGGCAGATTCTGGTGCTATCTTCAACACATTAATGCCATTCCCCCGCCACAGTGACCTTGTTCCACCCTCTCGGATCATTTGAGTAAAACCGCCAATGATGCACATGTTGTTACTGCGGGAGGCATGAAcctggaggagagagagagcacaagCTTGGATCAGCTCCAGTCCTGATTACGACAGTACTACGTTCTTCCGTAATCCTGGGACAAAAGGGCACTTTTTATTTGCCCAGAGATTTACCAAGGCTTTAATCCCTTCCAGATAACTTTTACAATAGGAAAGCaagcctcttttcctttttgcaaagCCTGATGTTAGTTGACCAATGAATTTAATCAATATCTCCCTCTGGAATGGGAAGAAGGGTGAAATTAGCAACTCCCATACCTAGCCTAGGGCTAGCTACCCAGAATGATCAACTTCTCAGCTGACTCAAGAGCAGGTACAATGacaaagcagtttaaaataattttttgtaatTCCTTTCTAATATTGCTTATACTTATATTAAGTTCCAGCTTCATCACTGACCAGCACAGCTACTTTCTTCTGGGTCTTTCAAGGGAACACAAGACTTGAACCCATTTCAACAAAATCCAAGTTCTCCAGTACTCTAAACTGCAAAGCTCTATTGACAATTCTAGTATATCCATCTCCCTAAACCTTCTCTACATCTTTTCTAGtcagtgaagaaaaacttttgAACATGACTTTAACAACTCAAATAAttcaaaaagctttcaaaaaatgCCAACATAGGAGCAAGGTGATTGATCCCAGCCCAAGTGCTGTACTGTGCTGACGGACATTATCATCTCCTAGGCATCAGTTGGGCCACAAAAGTAAATCAAAGAATCAGCCAGGGTATTCAGACAAACTGAAATTGTTCCATCATACCTGCATGAGCACTTTCAGGCGGTCCAAGGGAGCTGTGCAGGTTCTGGACACTGCACCTGCGCCTCCACCTGCAACCAGGTGTCTCCACCACATTCCTGTCTGCCTCTCTTCCACTGTGAACTCATCAGGGACAGTCAAATTCTCTCCTACATCAAAGATCTGCAAAAGCATAAGGTGTCAAAAAGTGTTTGATCATCCAGCAATCTTGCCAAAGTTTTATTGCTCTTTATCAGCGCTAAATGTTGAAGCACTAAATATGCTTATTTCAAATCAGCAGCTTATCTATAACTGTTAGCTGCTGTATCTAGCTGCAGGCAATGCCACTGCTAGAGAACACTCAGCATGTCACAAGCAGACCCTTCGCATTTAGAGATTTCTGTCCAGGAAGCTGGAAACTGCTGAACACTTACctgtattaaaatactgtgGATCACACTAATGAACAAAATGATTAACTATGGGCAGCCGCATGGGGAAAAAGCTGGACCACTCTGGAATCTTCTGAGCTTACAGCTAGCTTAATCTTGTTACAAGCTATACATAACATATTAGATAAATATCTCCAGGAAGGACGGCTGCCTGTTATATCAGTTTATCAGTTTCTAGTCTTGACAGGTTCTGAACTAGCAGAAGCTGGCCAGTGGTATGAGCTTTCAGAGGTGTAAGCAAAGTGAACAAGCTCACCAGCCTGCAGAACGTGCAGTTGTTATCACGTGTGCCAGGGATAGATGGCAAAaaacaggacaggacaggaagTGATTTGGCTTCTAGGGCTACAAGACAGCTACTGAACCATGAAGAGAAAGATAGACAGTGCTGATAGCACTCCTGAGGGCTAGAACTCTCATGAAAAAGCTGGGAAAAGATTAAGACCTATTAGGGAGGAGGTATCATTTCTTACCGTAGAATGCTTCCAGTACAGGATGATTTCAGGAATGTTCTCCACTGGGTGCAACAGGTGATAGTCTCGCCACTCGTTCCAATCAATTGTCATTGTCCCGTTTTTATCCATGCTAAAAAGATTTACCAGGAGATGAGCACAGACTCCCACAGGAGACCaattcctcctccccttcccttttaGTACTCAGGCCTATAACAAAAGTCTTTGCAAAGCAGCTACCAAAAGCCTTCTAGAGAAAGACACAAGACAAAGTTAGGGAATCTTCACCAAACAATACAGGGAGTCAAGACATGggctcccttttcttcctctctccccattAACTGAACCATAGGAGTTGTTGCTCCCCCTCCTACCAAAGTTAGACCAACATAACTGACACTGAAGGGAAAGTAATACTTACTAGGTGACAGGACCCCAGAAGTGTCCCGTCCTTATTCTGACAGACAGGCAAACAGACAGAGGGAAGgttgcagaggaaagaaagaggaaaaaacagcacaaataaGTGGTTGTTCACATGTTAGTGCCACATGCATAAAGCACTCAGCATTTCCATATAGCAACTGCACAGTCTCTCTCCAAAGCAGCAAGCTCAGGGCAACAGGACAATCAGACAGGGATGCAAAGAGGGTCAGGTGTAAGCCCCTTCCCACAACAGGGCAGCAAGATAGATTCTGACAGTAACTCTCCATAACGCATTACACCACCATAAGTTTTAATTCATGAAAAATCAAGATGAAGAATAAGCAAAAAGGGAGAAGCCAAAGTCTCTGGAAAGTATGTGCAGGGCAGAATGAGGAGACATGTACCATATCCTTACACTTCCATCTAACTTCCTCTGTTCGGTAAAACATAAGAACCAGCTGAATCCTCACCTCTTGAGTATTTTCTCAGCCTGCTGCTCAGAGATCTTGACTCCCAGATCCCGAAGAGACTGCACAATCTCCTGGGCATCAATACGGCCTGCAAAGATAAGTCACTGAACTCAAGTATATGTACTATAAGCTAACATAATCAGATGTACTATTCGTGAATATGAGAAAGGTGTTTACCATCATTCTTCTTATCCAAACTCTTGAAGACCAGTCTCAGCTTCTTCTCGTGATCTTGGAGATAGTGAACAAACTCCTCAAAGTCCAGTTGCCCATCAAGATCTTTGTCTCCAGCCTTCACGATTTTCTGTTGGGAAGATAATCAAACTGTCAGCTCCTCAGTTCAGACAGA encodes the following:
- the SLC25A25 gene encoding mitochondrial adenyl nucleotide antiporter SLC25A25 isoform X2 produces the protein MLCLCLYVPMLGESQTEFEYFESKGLPAELKSIFRLSLFIPSQEFSTYRQWKQKIVKAGDKDLDGQLDFEEFVHYLQDHEKKLRLVFKSLDKKNDGRIDAQEIVQSLRDLGVKISEQQAEKILKSMDKNGTMTIDWNEWRDYHLLHPVENIPEIILYWKHSTIFDVGENLTVPDEFTVEERQTGMWWRHLVAGGGAGAVSRTCTAPLDRLKVLMQVHASRSNNMCIIGGFTQMIREGGTRSLWRGNGINVLKIAPESAIKFMAYEQIKRFIGTDQEMLRIHERLLAGSLAGAIAQSSIYPMEVLKTRMALRKTGQYSGMLDCAKNILSKEGMAAFYKGYIPNMLGIIPYAGIDLAVYETLKNAWLQRYAVNSADPGVFVLLACGTISSTCGQLASYPLALVRTRMQAQASVEGAPEVTMRGLFKHILKTEGAFGLYRGLAPNFMKVIPAVSISYVVYENLKMTLGVQSR
- the SLC25A25 gene encoding mitochondrial adenyl nucleotide antiporter SLC25A25 isoform X1; protein product: MLQTLWHFLSSFLPRAICQGPADEKEDEARNTTPLPGPGEKGPKMLGKPQDRGTDPTERRPTILLVVGPAEHFPKKIVKAGDKDLDGQLDFEEFVHYLQDHEKKLRLVFKSLDKKNDGRIDAQEIVQSLRDLGVKISEQQAEKILKSMDKNGTMTIDWNEWRDYHLLHPVENIPEIILYWKHSTIFDVGENLTVPDEFTVEERQTGMWWRHLVAGGGAGAVSRTCTAPLDRLKVLMQVHASRSNNMCIIGGFTQMIREGGTRSLWRGNGINVLKIAPESAIKFMAYEQIKRFIGTDQEMLRIHERLLAGSLAGAIAQSSIYPMEVLKTRMALRKTGQYSGMLDCAKNILSKEGMAAFYKGYIPNMLGIIPYAGIDLAVYETLKNAWLQRYAVNSADPGVFVLLACGTISSTCGQLASYPLALVRTRMQAQASVEGAPEVTMRGLFKHILKTEGAFGLYRGLAPNFMKVIPAVSISYVVYENLKMTLGVQSR